A window of Rhinolophus ferrumequinum isolate MPI-CBG mRhiFer1 chromosome X, mRhiFer1_v1.p, whole genome shotgun sequence contains these coding sequences:
- the CXCR3 gene encoding C-X-C chemokine receptor type 3: MFPEFSERQEFAGSDFGYLENFSSSYEYGTENESDLCCESQPCLQDFSLNIDRAFLPVLYSVVFVLGLLGNGAVAAVLLSQRAALSSTDTFLLHLAVADALLVLTLPLWAVEAAVQWVFGSALCKVAGALFNINFCAGALLLACISFDRYLSIVHATQLYRRGPPGRVALTCVVVWGLCLLFALPDFIFLSAHRDEQLNATHCKHNFPPVSCSALRLLQLVAGFLVPLLVMAYCYARILAVLLASRGQRRLRAMRLVVVVVVAFALCWTPYHLAILVDILLDLGVLPRNCSQENHVNVAKSVTSGLGYMHCCLNPLLYAFVGVKFRERMWILLVRLGCPGQSWQQRHSPSSRRDSSWSETTEASYSGL; the protein is encoded by the exons ATGTTCCCTGAG ttCAGTGAACGCCAGGAGTTCGCAGGCTCTGACTTCGGCTACCTGGAAAACTTCAGCTCTAGCTATGAGTACGGGACTGAAAACGAGAGTGACTTGTGCTGTGAGTCGCAGCCCTGCCTCCAGGACTTCAGCCTGAACATTGACCGGGCCTTCCTGCCGGTCCTCTACAGCGTAGTCTTTGTGCTGGGGCTGCTGGGCAACGGCGCTGTGGCTGCTGTGCTGCTGAGCCAGCGTGCCGCCCTGAGCAGCACCGACACCTTCCTGCTGCACCTGGCGGTGGCTGACGCACTGCTGGTGCTGACCCTCCCGCTCTGGGCAGTGGAGGCTGCGGTCCAGTGGGTTTTCGGGTCAGCGCTCTGCAAAGTGGCAGGCGCCCTGTTCAACATCAACTTCTGTGCGGGGGCCCTCCTGCTGGCCTGCATCAGCTTTGACCGCTACCTGAGCATCGTGCATGCCACCCAGCTCTACCGCCGGGGCCCCCCCGGCCGCGTGGCCCTCACTTGTGTGGTCGTCTGGGGGCTCTGTCTGCTCTTCGCCCTCCCCGACTTCATCTTCCTGTCGGCCCACCGTGATGAGCAACTCAATGCTACCCACTGCAAGCACAACTTCCCACCTGTGAGCTGCTCAGCTCTGCGCCTCCTGCAGCTGGTGGCTGGATTCCTGGTGCCCCTGCTGGTCATGGCCTACTGCTATGCCCGCATCCTGGCGGTGCTGCTGGCCTCCAGGGGCCAGCGGCGGCTGCGAGCCATGcggctggtggtggtggtagtggtggccTTTGCCCTCTGCTGGACCCCCTACCACCTGGCGATACTGGTGGACATCCTGTTGGACCTGGGGGTCTTGCCGCGCAACTGCAGCCAAGAGAACCATGTGAATGTGGCCAAGTCGGTCACGTCAGGCCTGGGCTACATGCACTGCTGCCTTAACCCACTGCTCTATGCCTTTGTGGGTGTCAAGTTCCGTGAGCGCATGTGGATACTCCTCGTGCGCCTGGGCTGCCCTGGCCAGAGTTGGCAGCAGCGGCACTCACCGTCTTCCCGCCGGGATTCGTCCTGGTCCGAGACCACAGAGGCCTCCTACTCAGGCTTGTGA